In Sciurus carolinensis chromosome 8, mSciCar1.2, whole genome shotgun sequence, the genomic stretch gtgAGCGCGAGCAGCAGCGGCTCCGGGTGCGTTCGCTCGCGGGCCGACCTAGTCGCCTGCggccggcgggcgggcgggcagaGCGCCAGGCTGACTGCCGCCTCTCCAGGTCTTGGAACGGCTGCGCATGGCAAGCCACCGCCACTGCCGGGTTCATCCTCTGGGGCTCCCTCCCAGTTCCGCTCAGCTCCCGCCACAGGCAAGACCCGGGGAGAAGGCAACCGGGTCTTCAGGACCCGGCCCGGGGAAGGCAGAGCGCGGGAGGGGTGATGCGCTTGCCACCCCGGCCGGGCGACGCTGGCTCAGCCATCTGCCTGCGTAGGAGGACGCGGCCGGACAGCGTCGCGCCCTGAGGGAGCAGCTAGAACAAGTGCACCTGGAGAGGACCCGGTGGCTGCGGGCCCTCAGGGCCAGGTGAGGGGTGGCAGGGAGCTTTGTGGGGAGTGATAACAGTCCCTTTTCCCTGGCATCTGGATGGCAAGCCACTCTCTCCCCAGGAACACCCAGAACTTCCAGGAGCTACTCTGGCCCCCTGGCGCTGAGAAGCCTGCACCTTTAGAATAGTGCCCACACCTGCGGACGGGCTCTGGGCATTGCTGGGTCCCTGAAGGGATGATTAAGGAGATGGGGGttaaggaaaagacaaagaaggtgACCTTCAGGTCAGAAAGCCCGCAGCTTCATGGCCTGGGAGAACAGACCAGAAACACACAGCAGCTTGGCCCTACCAGGAGGCCTGTTATTTCTTCATGCCTCCCTCTGGCCAAAAGTCAGAGGGCCAGATCCCGGGGATCCAGAAATGCAAAGGCCCCATTCTTCCGGAAGAATGACTCTATGCGGCACATCTTGCAGGACACCAGTTCTTGCTTTGCTGGGGGACCTTGGGAAAAGATGTCAGAGGCCAGGAATGAGTTCCTGGGGAAGGGACTCAGCACAGAAGCTGCATCTGTCTGCATAGTACTAGGACTCTGCCTGTGTTGGATCCACTTTTTGTGAAGAATAAAAACTTTCTGGGTAGAACTTCAGAAAAATACAGGCTGGATCCTGGACACAGCACCAAGGGCAGCATGGCTGACTTGACAGCTTTCTGCCATGGTCATTCCCTGCATCAGGATCCCGCGCCAGCTCTGCTTGTCTGGGGACAGACTGCAGAGAAGGGGCTTTCTACCTCTGCTCCCCTTACTTCCCTCTTAGGGCCCTAGGGGGAGGTAAACTTCCAACTGTGCTGATCCCCAGCCACCCACCTTTTCTGCACAGGCATTCAAACAGCTGGAAAGACTCAGAATTGGGTGGTCTCCCTTGAGATTAGTGGCACCGATAGCAAAGGGCTCTCATCACCACCCAGCAAGCCAGTGGCACTGGCTGCCATACTCCCTCCCCCCAACTTTCACTCTTTACTCTTTACTACACCACCTGACTGAGCCAGCCCCAGCTGATGACCTGCTCTCagccaggaaaaacaaaactgagtgggggttggggagtggaCACCATTTCCACCTACCTCTGGCCCCACAAGTCAGATTCCAGCAACTCCAGCTCTCTAGGTGACCTCACCCATCTCTGGGCTTTAAACTACACTTACATTCCAATAAGGCCTGAATTTGCTTCTCTGGCTCTAACCTCCTCCATCCTGATGTTCAGACTTCCATATAGCAGCCTCATTGGCACCTCAAGTCTACCATGGCCAGGCCAGCTGTGTCTTCACCACCCTCGAGTCCTATCCTTTCCCAATCTGGTTTGCCATtggtttctctcttccttttcctcccacaTTCAACCCATCCATGTCTCCCTCCCAGACATTCCAAACTGGCTTCAGCTCTATTGCTGATAATCTCCCTATCTGAAGCCACCATCATGTCTTGCCTAGATAACTCAAAACATATGCCTAATTCATTTTCCAGATCCTACAAATTCCCCTGAAAAGCCATTACCTACAAAACCTacaaaaaattttactttttaaaaagtaaatcagtAGCACTGATTTGCTTAAAACCCTCCATTGGCTTCCTcttattcaattaaaataaaatccaaacccCTTTTTGCCACATAGTGCTTAGTACTGAGGGCTTCAGAAAGGCCCTTCTGGAATATTCAATCTAAAGAAACACATGCCTCTCGCCACTCCTGAGTTCCATGGAACTTGTCCTCCTTAGACATTTCCTTGCTGTTTGCACTCCCGACCCTCCACTAGAATGACTGCTCCCTGGCCCGTGTTTGTAATTAATTTCCACAAGGTTGGGGCTCACCCAGCTGCCAGCCATATGTGAAGTTGGTGGTGATGGGGAAGAGGTAGCGCTTCTCTGGCACGTCCAGTTTTCGGGTGTTGAGGTAGCGATAGCGCCCCTGGGAGTCATGGGAGATGCCTTCATACAGCAGAGCCCGAGTGGCAGGCAGTACAGGGTACATTTCTGTCTGAAAAGAAGCCtcagagacagggctggggaCCTTGGCAGGGGCTGCTTTGGGGACAGGTGGTGGTAAGACAGGGGCCTTGGGCTGCAGGGTGGGCAGTGTGAAGGGCAGGCGGGCTGCAGCCTTCGCCTTCTGCTTGGCCCGCACCAACAACCCATACTTGCGGTGCCATTCACAGCGCAACATCTTCTCCCTTAGATATTCCTCCTTCCAGAAGTTTTGCCACACAGTGTCCAAGTTAAGCTGCCGTGCCATGGTGCAGGGGAATGAGCAGTGTCAGGGTGCTTGTAGCTAAGAGGTGAGCACAGCAAGCAGAGTTCTCCTCACAGCAGACAGCTCCCTGGGACAGTCGCCTGGCAACCAAGCCTCACCTCACACAGGGTCAGGATTCTACTTGCCCTGCCCGCAGACCTCACGTGCTCCCTTCCAGGCAGCTTGGAAGGCTAAAAGCCTTCACCCCCAAACTCCTGCAGGCTCCAAGCTCAGTCTAGAATTGCAGGCTTCCAGGCTTCCTGTGCTTTCTGCTTCTGTCCCTTGGATCAGGCTCCCTCCTAACGCCATGCAGACCTAGGTGAGTGAGGGAGTCAGGGACTGGGCTCAAACATGCCCACCCCATCCCCAGAAGGTCCTCTTTGATCCAGACAGCCAGTCCTTGTTCTAGCCTCCTGGTCCAATCATCCCATCATCCTGGTCCAACTCCTCTGCCTGGCTCTTTGGCAGAACCTTTTCCATCCTTGCCAATCTAATCTCCCTTAGCACCCAACCCCATATGAAGAGAAGCAAgaatactattttaatttaacaTCAACAGTGACACTATGTATCAGCACAGGGAAGAGGTAATGGAGAGAAGACGGTTGGGCTTCCCGTTCCCTAACCAGCCTGGATTTTAATGGCAGAGCCCCAGCCTCTCAGTGGCATGGGGAAGGAGTGGGGATTGAAAACCAGAGGCTTGAAACAAAGGATGGCAAGCCTGGGAGAGGCCTGGCAACAAGCGAGGGGCTTAAGGGCCAAGGGAGTCCCCTAGCGCAGGTCTTCTGCAGTGAACATGCCCTTGGCCCTGCGCAGGATGGAGTCCTTGGCGGCATCATAGGGGTGCTCCTTGGATGGGATCTCCAGGACAGCTGGAATGGAGCGCTGGTGGGCGTCAAGGGCGTGCCGCACCATCTCTGCGATGTACTGATTGATGAGGATGATGCCAATGTCGTCCCGGTTTAGAAACTGCCTGTGGGGAGAGATAAGACAGTCCAGAGCAGCCCAGGGGACTGCTGTCTCCTCTGCTCAACAGCCCACTCTGGGTTGTGGAGGAAATAAGAGTGACCTGGAGGCACAGAGGACAAGGCGGAGAAAGGCTGCTACCCTAAACCCACTCTCAATCCTATCCTTCCTTGAATGAAGCAATTTCTTTCAAGAGCTCAGGGCTATGTTGGTCAGGGTTGGCTTCTACCTCCCTGCTTGGAGAGGTAACTGGTAATGAAGATTAGGGTGCATACTAGTGTATTCCATATGCTGCCTTTATGTAGGAAAGGGGGAGAATAAGAATATATGTGTATGTCCCTTTGGATCTGCATAGAGattccagaaaaataaagaagaaactaagtGGTTATCTacaggggtggaggagggagaccAAGAAATATGAGGACTGTGGTGTGAGATTCCTTAATATAgaccttttaaatattatttttttaaaaaatagggctaatgaagctgggtatggtggtacacacctgtaatcccagcacctcaggaggctgagagagatctcaagttcaaagccagcctcagcaacagcaaggtgctaagcaactcagtgagaccctgtttttaaataaaatacgaaatagggctggggatgtggctcagtggttgagtgcccgagttcaatctctggtaccccaaaataaataaataaataagtacatatacCTAATGAGACCACTGGTGGCCTAAAGGTCTATGCTGATGAGGGTGGGGGAGGAGCCAGAGGGAACATTTGGTATTAGCCAAGTACACAAGATAGGAAAAAGTAAACTCAGCAATGAAGGAATCACactttccaaaaataaaacttaacactGCAGCCCTCCTTTCTTGTGATcacccactcattcattcacttgtttattcattaaaaacTACTAAGCATCTGCACTGGGCAAGGCACTGGGATTTCTTTGAGATCTCTTTTGCTGGGAACATGGaaaattcttttttgggggtggtaccagagattgaacccaggggtgtttaaccactaacccacatcctcagctcttttaattttgatacagggtttcaataaattgctgagggccttgctaagttaacgaggctgaccttgagcttgtgatcctcctgcctcagccttcccagtggctgggattacagatgtacaccaaCACACCCAGCTGGAAAATTCTTGAAGTGAAATTTGTTCTCCCATGACAACTTGAGTCACTTTACCAAAGTGCTTAGAGATCAGCAGACCGAAGTCTCCCAGGTCAGGGCCTATTATACCACACCCAGTGGGAACCAGTCTCAGCCAGAAGCTCTGGGTCAGGCTGTTTAGGGGAAACAGGTGAGTGGTTTCTTCCTGACTCTTAGCATGGAAGCCCTGAAGAAGGGGTGAAGGAGAGACAAGGAGGCCAGCATCCTCCATTCTAGCCCTGAGGGCACCTCCTGAATTAAAGGGCATACCTGCACCCACACTTTGAAGCTATCATACTTGACCCAGGGCAGGAAGTGAGGACTTGAAGCATAAGATCTTAGTAGAATCCAGATGTTCTGCCCACTGTGCTCAAGACAAAGGGAAATTCCAAGGCAGACTGAGGGCTGTATAGAGTGTGCATCGGTTTAAGAGAGGCAGAAAGGGTTGGCACTGGGTTCATATGCTAGCTCTGCTGCTTCCAACTGGTATTCCCTTGAGCATAtgccttaacctctctgagctgtaGTTTTCTCTCTTGTCGGTGGGAATAATAACCCTACGCTACAGGGTGATTATGAGCCTCAAAGGGAGATGACTGTATGAGAAAGGCCGAGCCCATTCCCTAGGCTCACAGCGAGCGTGCGACTGGAGCACTTGCAAGGCCCTTCGTGGAAGTCAGAGACCCGGGAAGAGGCGCTGAGGCTGGCGGGGCAGGTCATAAACTGTTCCTGTCTTTCCTGACACACGGTCATGTGAGGGGGAGCTCGGTCACCTGACAGCCCCGCTCACACCAGTCCCAAAAGACGACTTGGGGCGCGGAGGCTTCTGCTCGGGAAGGGCTGACGGACTTCAGAACCGCCCCCACATCCCAACGGGATCTGACACCTCAGTCCCTGGCCGCCTCCGCCCTCTCCCAGAGCCCGCACCCGCAGCAGCAGGGCCCACTCAGGCCTCGCAGGCTACCGTACCGGAAAGTGTCTTCGATCTCATTGATGGTCGTATCCTTCTCCACCACCAGGAAATTAGGATGGCGGTTCTTGTTAAGTTCCCCTATGCCGCCCAGCAGGAAACCAGTCACCGTGTCCTCGTCCCCGATCACCGCGATCAGTTTCCCTCTCCCCGCCATCCCCACAGGTAGGGAGAACTCTCCTGGAGTGCCTGAAGTCACCGCAGCCCCGCCCCCACAGCGCGACGCCGAGCCCGCCTCGGCCCCTCCTTTCAGACATGCGCAGTTCCTCCACACCGCCTCACGGACATGCGCGTTAGCAGTCACACGCCTCAACCTGAGTACGCCTGCGCTGTACTGCGAGACCCGCACCAGGGGACTTCGATTCCCAGAAGGCTGTTCAGCTCACggttttcaaattctttcattCCTTCGCTGGTTCATTCGTTCAACAAATGTTTTGAACCCAACCCTGTTAGACTCCGAAACCCCAGGGAGGAAAACACTCTGCCTGGTCTCAAGGGCAAGCTCCGAGTCTGGACCGGGTATGCAGGTAAGTAACACAATTAACAATTACTCAGTACATACTTGTTCGGTTAGCAAGGAAATgaacaagtggatgatgatactgTCCGATGAGACAGAGAATCAAGAGAACAGATAATTACAAAGCGTTGTGCTAATTGctgaaatgtgagaaataaatagaaagcacACATCCGTGGTCACTAGCCCCCGGGGAGAGGGAGACCTCAAAGGATGCTTCCCTAAAATGCTGAGACCTCAAGGACCAACACGGTGAAGGGGAATAGAGGACAAGAGGGTGTTCTAAGTACAAGAACAGCATATGCAAAGGCTTGGTGGCTTAAGCGCAAGAAGGGCATacaagaaaagttaaagaatctagaagttttctgaaaaCAGTTTCCTAAAACCACtgtaaaattttaagcaaaagcATAATGTCACCAAACTTATATGTTGGAACTGTGGTTGGGACTGTGCTGTTGTTGCAGAAGCAAGTCTGAATGAGAAGAAACCAAACTGGGAGAAGGGGTGAGCGAGAGACTAGGAGGCCACCATCCTCCATTCTAGCCCCCAGGGCACCTCCTGAATTAAAGGGCATGCCTGCACCCACACTTTAAAGCTATCATACTTGGCCCAGGGCAGGAAGTGAGGACTTGAAGTATAAGGTCTTAGTAGAATCCAAATGTTCTGCCCACTGTGCTAGAGGGAAATTCCAAGGCAGACTGAGAGATTAGGGTGACTGAAACTCTGGTACTGGAAATGGAGAATGTGGAGAAGTAGATGGATAGAGAGATATTTAAGGCCAGCGTGGACAAAGTTGGTTTTTGGATTGGATGTTTGGGGAGCAAGGTAGAGAGACCAGGTGACTTCCAGGCTTCTGATTGTGCAAGGAGGTGGATAGGAGCAATATTCCTGAGGGAATAAATTTTGTGGGATTAACAAGGTGGAGAAAAGagggccactttttttttttttaatacccagGATTGAACTTAGAAGTGATCCACCACTGATCTTCATCCCCTGACacacatttgtttgtttattgttgtgACGGGGTCTTACTGTgttgtccaggctagccttgaacttgagatccttctgccttggcatCCCagagtaactaggattacagggttacaggtgtgcaccactgcacctgactgggccactctttctcctctctttcaaCAAACCCCCAAGCAGGTTTGTGAGTTTGGGGTACTTGAAACAAATACATGATCTAATCCAGTGGTTGTATGTTTAACAGACCTGGGATTTGCGCACACCTGGATTCACTTCCTGCCCTGCTACTTGGAGGTTTGATTTTGGACTCCACTGAAATTCTTGGTCTTGGTTTCTTCACATAATAGTAGATCCACTTAACAGGGCTATTTTGAGGATTCAGTGAGAAGAGGTCCACAAATGCTCAGCATCCAGTGCCTCACTGTGATTCGGTAAGAGCAGCTGGGCTGGGGATCTATAAAACATCAagccacaggaggagggcagcACACCAGCTGGGAAGACCCTCAATCTGGGAGTGTGGGGAAACAGGGAGCAGAGAATGAGGAGGATGTAAGAGAGGCTGTGTGTAAAGCAGTTAGTCCAGTGCCTTGGCACTGAACTGGCCCTCAACAAGTGGTTGGATATTTAAAAAGACAGATCTGCCTTCAATGGTCTTGACAGGTAACGGGGCAGCTCTGCATTCATTACAATTTACTCAATTCAGCCATCACTTATCACACATGACCACAATTATGGGCTAAGGACccaagaatgataaaactatctTCAGGAGCTCCTTGAAGGACTAAAGGGGAAGGTGGGAAATCTCAGGGGAGAGCAGGGACATGCAGTGAAGAGAAGCTCTGGAGGAACCTTTCAGGGCTTATCAGAATGAGGATGGGAAGGTACCTCCCCGGAGGAGCAGTAAGGAAAAGAATTAACAGTCGAGGCAGGAGGGCCCCTAAGTAGAGGGGGAAGGAGTTGAGGCCACATAGTTGGGTAACCCCACCATCAAATTCCTGCAGACAGGTCTACTGTTGGGGAATCCATTGAGTAAAGCATGTCTCTTTCTCCTCTGACGCTGAGTTGCTCGTTCATGTATTCATTCACACCTGAATTAGGCTTCTAAGGACCAGGGGCCTCAGGCTGGTGGGGAGGACTGGTCATGGACAGGGTAGTAAATGTAGCTAGAGATGTGCCCTAGGGCAGTGTGGAGCCCGGGGCATTGATTCAGGAAGAAGGAGGGGCCCAGGAAAGCTTCCTA encodes the following:
- the Atp6v1fnb gene encoding protein ATP6V1FNB → MARQLNLDTVWQNFWKEEYLREKMLRCEWHRKYGLLVRAKQKAKAAARLPFTLPTLQPKAPVLPPPVPKAAPAKVPSPVSEASFQTEMYPVLPATRALLYEGISHDSQGRYRYLNTRKLDVPEKRYLFPITTNFTYGWQLGPPAKQELVSCKMCRIESFFRKNGAFAFLDPRDLAL
- the Atp6v1f gene encoding V-type proton ATPase subunit F; translation: MAGRGKLIAVIGDEDTVTGFLLGGIGELNKNRHPNFLVVEKDTTINEIEDTFRQFLNRDDIGIILINQYIAEMVRHALDAHQRSIPAVLEIPSKEHPYDAAKDSILRRAKGMFTAEDLR